In Acidobacteriota bacterium, a single genomic region encodes these proteins:
- a CDS encoding sulfatase-like hydrolase/transferase, protein MTKKRIVLRRRRLSAVASVLAVTSLLACQREPAPVPERTAVADKREATDRPGTGTAWTEAVGDLSPETWNVVLLTIDTLRADRLGCYGYAEIETPQLDRFASEGIVFENAMTTVPFTLPAHSSIMTGVYPPVHGVRENVGYALDERLPTLAEDLSATGRRTGGFISAFVLDGRWGIDRGFDHYYDEFKVQDMGMLNMASVQRGGPETIGQAEAWLDEVSGSPFFMWLHLFEPHDPYEAPEPFASRYPKRPYDAEVAYTDTLIGRFREILEARGLLERTLLVITGDHGEGLGDHGEYFHGFFVYDSTARVPLIVRLPEARLGGRRVEAAVSHVDLRPTILDALGVEAPAPPPQQGGRSLLPLLLGMEDGERFAYIESYYSLYHYGWAPLRAIHAGELKFIDTPQPELYRLADDPGETENVVRGTRAEARELRNRLLGMIRDFEGSGPGESARPDLDQETLAQLQALGYLAGSGSRTEAPEDLSSLADPKGKIEVHRAIMLAQSDIGQGETAAARERLLEAIELDPGVVDAQQMLGNLHQRDGDYEAAIGYFQNALARNPDHQASLMGLADSYLWLGRPEDALVGFERLRGLAPHDSKAAIASTEILVNLGRRAEALEVAESAARYEHAPALVHNQHGELLALAGRVGEAEGAFELAIEVNDRPVQPHFNLAVLYEERGETARAIERYKEALARMPWHYRTLFNLGRLLGLEGDVVEQEELWLASVNANPEFIEGHYLLAKLLMDQGGDLQWAEELVRAGLEQDETHQAGALGYFVLADILSRLGRTGEAMEALRSGRDIQARR, encoded by the coding sequence ATGACAAAGAAGCGAATCGTGCTGCGGCGCAGGCGACTGAGCGCCGTGGCTTCGGTGCTTGCGGTCACTTCGTTGCTCGCCTGTCAGCGAGAGCCGGCCCCGGTTCCGGAGCGCACCGCAGTTGCTGACAAGCGTGAAGCGACCGACCGGCCTGGCACAGGTACGGCCTGGACCGAAGCCGTCGGCGACCTGTCCCCCGAGACCTGGAACGTCGTCCTGTTGACGATCGACACGCTGCGCGCCGACCGTCTCGGCTGCTACGGCTACGCAGAAATCGAGACGCCGCAGCTCGACCGGTTCGCGAGCGAGGGCATCGTGTTCGAGAACGCGATGACCACTGTGCCCTTCACTCTCCCCGCGCACAGCTCGATCATGACCGGCGTCTATCCCCCGGTTCATGGCGTTCGCGAGAACGTCGGCTATGCGCTGGACGAGCGGTTGCCGACGCTGGCCGAGGATTTGTCCGCCACGGGCCGCCGCACCGGAGGCTTCATCAGCGCCTTCGTGCTGGACGGGAGGTGGGGAATCGACCGGGGCTTCGACCACTACTACGACGAGTTCAAGGTCCAGGACATGGGCATGTTGAACATGGCGTCCGTTCAGCGCGGGGGGCCGGAGACGATCGGGCAGGCCGAGGCCTGGCTGGATGAGGTGTCGGGCTCGCCTTTCTTCATGTGGCTACACCTGTTCGAGCCGCACGACCCTTACGAGGCGCCCGAGCCCTTCGCGTCGCGCTATCCGAAGCGGCCCTACGACGCCGAGGTGGCCTACACGGACACCCTGATCGGGCGGTTTCGCGAGATCCTCGAAGCCAGGGGATTGCTCGAGAGGACGCTGCTGGTCATCACCGGCGACCACGGAGAGGGGCTGGGGGACCACGGCGAGTACTTCCACGGCTTCTTCGTCTACGACAGCACGGCTCGGGTGCCGCTGATCGTGCGGTTGCCGGAGGCTCGGCTCGGCGGCCGCCGGGTGGAGGCGGCGGTGAGTCATGTCGATCTCCGGCCCACGATTCTCGACGCGCTCGGTGTCGAGGCGCCCGCCCCGCCTCCGCAGCAGGGCGGCCGCAGCCTGCTTCCGCTCCTGCTCGGCATGGAGGACGGCGAACGCTTCGCCTACATCGAGTCCTACTACTCGCTCTACCACTACGGCTGGGCGCCCCTTCGCGCCATCCACGCCGGCGAACTCAAGTTCATCGACACGCCGCAACCCGAGCTCTATCGCCTGGCCGACGATCCGGGGGAGACGGAGAACGTCGTTCGCGGCACGCGCGCCGAGGCGCGGGAACTTCGGAACCGTCTGTTGGGAATGATCCGCGACTTCGAGGGCTCCGGGCCGGGCGAGAGCGCGCGGCCCGACCTCGACCAGGAGACTCTCGCCCAACTCCAGGCACTCGGATACCTCGCCGGCAGTGGCAGCCGCACGGAAGCGCCCGAAGACCTCTCGAGTCTCGCCGACCCGAAGGGCAAGATCGAGGTCCACCGGGCGATCATGCTGGCGCAGAGCGACATCGGACAGGGGGAGACGGCGGCCGCCCGTGAGCGGCTGCTGGAGGCCATCGAGCTGGATCCCGGTGTCGTCGACGCCCAGCAGATGCTCGGCAACCTGCACCAGCGCGATGGCGACTACGAGGCCGCGATCGGCTACTTTCAGAACGCCCTGGCCCGCAACCCGGACCATCAGGCGTCCCTGATGGGCCTGGCCGATTCCTATCTCTGGCTCGGCCGGCCGGAGGACGCCCTGGTCGGTTTCGAGCGACTCCGCGGGCTCGCGCCTCACGACAGCAAGGCGGCGATCGCTTCTACCGAGATCCTGGTCAATCTGGGGCGTCGGGCCGAGGCCCTGGAAGTCGCCGAATCGGCTGCCCGGTACGAGCACGCTCCGGCGCTGGTTCACAACCAGCACGGCGAGTTGCTCGCACTCGCCGGACGGGTCGGCGAGGCGGAGGGAGCCTTCGAACTGGCCATCGAGGTGAACGACCGTCCGGTGCAGCCGCACTTCAACCTGGCCGTGCTCTACGAGGAGCGCGGCGAAACGGCGAGGGCGATCGAGCGCTACAAGGAAGCGCTGGCCCGGATGCCGTGGCACTACAGGACGCTGTTCAATCTCGGCCGGTTGCTGGGCCTTGAGGGAGACGTCGTGGAGCAGGAGGAGCTCTGGCTGGCTTCGGTGAACGCGAACCCGGAGTTCATCGAGGGGCACTACCTGCTGGCGAAGCTGCTGATGGATCAGGGCGGCGATCTGCAGTGGGCGGAGGAGTTGGTGCGCGCGGGTCTCGAGCAGGACGAGACGCACCAGGCGGGCGCTCTCGGCTACTTCGTCCTGGCCGACATCCTCAGTCGCCTCGGCCGCACCGGGGAAGCGATGGAGGCGCTGCGCTCCGGCCGGGATATCCAGGCGCGGCGCTAG
- a CDS encoding Gfo/Idh/MocA family oxidoreductase: MERRIRMGMVGGGQGAFIGAVHRMAAGLDGLIELVCGAFSSDPERSRASGADLFLPPERCYGTYQEMMAGEAARDPAERMDFVSIVTPNHMHFPVARAALEAGFHVMSDKPMTKSAAEAEALVELVERTGLVFGLTHNYTGYPMVKEARHRVRSGQLGRIRKIVVEYPQGWLATRLESEGQKQADWRTDPERAGISCCIGDIGTHAENLAEAITGLRIESLCADLTTFVDGRLLEDDGNVLLRFDNGARGVLYASQISIDEENALAIRVYGELGGLEWYQEEPNTLVLKWLDRPREVLRTSSQGLSDDAAAHTRLPAGHPEGFLEAFANLYRNFAQTLDCRRRGVEPGATMLDFPTVYDGLRGMQFIETVVASSCCDQKWLSMPASRGSNP, translated from the coding sequence ATGGAACGGAGAATCCGCATGGGCATGGTCGGCGGCGGCCAGGGCGCCTTCATCGGCGCCGTCCACCGCATGGCGGCCGGCCTGGACGGCCTGATCGAACTCGTCTGCGGCGCCTTCAGCTCGGACCCCGAACGCTCCAGGGCCTCCGGCGCAGACCTGTTCCTGCCGCCCGAACGGTGTTACGGCACGTACCAGGAGATGATGGCGGGCGAGGCAGCCCGGGACCCGGCCGAACGGATGGACTTCGTCTCCATCGTCACCCCGAACCACATGCACTTCCCGGTCGCCAGGGCGGCGCTCGAAGCCGGCTTCCACGTGATGAGCGACAAGCCGATGACGAAATCGGCGGCCGAGGCCGAAGCCCTGGTCGAGCTCGTCGAGCGGACCGGTCTGGTCTTCGGCCTGACCCACAACTACACCGGCTACCCGATGGTCAAGGAGGCCCGTCACCGCGTCCGCAGCGGGCAGCTCGGCAGGATCCGCAAGATCGTCGTCGAGTACCCCCAGGGCTGGCTCGCCACCCGGCTCGAGTCGGAGGGTCAGAAGCAGGCGGACTGGCGGACGGACCCGGAACGGGCGGGGATCTCCTGCTGCATCGGCGACATCGGGACGCACGCCGAGAACCTGGCCGAGGCGATCACCGGGTTGCGGATCGAGTCGCTCTGCGCCGACCTGACGACTTTCGTCGACGGCCGCCTGCTGGAGGACGACGGCAACGTGCTGCTCCGCTTCGACAACGGAGCCCGGGGGGTCCTCTATGCCTCCCAGATCTCGATCGACGAGGAGAACGCCCTGGCGATCCGCGTCTACGGCGAGCTGGGCGGCCTGGAGTGGTACCAGGAGGAACCGAACACCCTGGTCCTCAAGTGGCTCGACCGGCCACGCGAGGTGCTGCGCACATCGAGCCAGGGGCTCTCAGACGACGCGGCGGCACACACCAGATTGCCGGCCGGCCATCCCGAGGGCTTCCTCGAGGCCTTCGCCAACCTCTACCGGAACTTCGCGCAGACGCTCGACTGCCGCCGTCGCGGCGTCGAGCCCGGCGCGACGATGCTCGACTTCCCCACCGTGTACGACGGCCTGCGCGGAATGCAGTTCATCGAGACCGTCGTCGCAAGCAGCTGTTGCGACCAGAAGTGGCTCAGCATGCCGGCCTCACGCGGCAGTAACCCGTAG
- a CDS encoding PQQ-binding-like beta-propeller repeat protein, producing MRNRIQFCSFLPLLTLAAASLQAEEWTSWRGPYQNGYSPQTGLIDTWSPEGENLVWRQDFIARSTPVVMGGRVFVNGRAGTGVHEQAVIAAFDAGTGEPLWENRYNLYLTTVAMNRVGWASLTGDPETGYTYAQLVSGLFLCHDRDGNLVWSRSLKEEHGRFEGYGGRTASPVIDEDLIIVNMNNGSWGNQGIPRHRYYAFDKRTGAVQWMSTPGGTIYDRNTQSIPIVTVINNQRLLITGNADGHIYALQARTGKKVWGFNLSKRGINSSPVVDDQGRVFISHSEENIDEGTLGRVLAIDGTLSGDITNTGELWRWNRNKAGFPSPTIHDGRLYVVNNSGNLAAVDTETGEVFWELSIGTVGKASPVWADGKIYAGETNGHFAIVQPGDTSAEILARHQLKVPDGRYAELYGSAAIAYGRIYFTTEEGVYCLGDKDAPFEVTASPLPSRGDEGEAEGPPATLLVVPAEVRANPGESHDFEVLAFDALGRPLGAVEADWSLKGIEADLTGSTLRFADDAGFQAGALVASSGGLEAEARIRVFPPLPWTEDFSGGKQGYWIGGGRYDIAEEDGQTILVKPVAERGLLRSPLLLGPPSLGNYTIQADVRNSQKGRRRSDSGLINSGYILDMMGIHQRLQIRSWSAQLRVEQKADYEFEMDRWYTMKLQVEADGDTASIRGKVWPRDEEEPAEWTITAEDPHPIRNGSPGLLGYSPSVVSYDNVRITSN from the coding sequence ATGAGGAATCGCATTCAGTTCTGTTCGTTCCTGCCCCTTCTGACGCTGGCCGCCGCATCGCTGCAGGCCGAGGAGTGGACCTCCTGGCGGGGGCCCTACCAGAACGGCTATTCGCCCCAGACAGGCCTGATCGACACCTGGAGCCCGGAGGGCGAGAACCTGGTCTGGCGGCAGGACTTCATCGCCCGCTCGACACCGGTCGTGATGGGCGGGCGGGTGTTCGTCAACGGCCGCGCCGGCACGGGAGTCCACGAGCAGGCAGTGATCGCGGCGTTCGACGCCGGTACCGGCGAACCGCTGTGGGAGAACCGCTACAACCTCTACCTGACGACCGTCGCGATGAACCGAGTCGGGTGGGCCTCGCTCACCGGCGACCCCGAGACCGGCTACACCTACGCCCAGCTCGTCAGCGGCCTCTTCCTCTGCCACGACCGCGACGGCAACCTGGTCTGGTCCCGGTCACTGAAGGAAGAACACGGACGCTTCGAAGGCTACGGCGGCAGGACCGCGTCCCCCGTGATCGACGAAGACCTGATCATCGTCAACATGAACAACGGGAGCTGGGGCAACCAGGGCATCCCCCGGCATCGCTACTACGCCTTCGACAAGCGAACCGGCGCAGTGCAGTGGATGTCGACGCCGGGAGGCACCATCTACGACCGGAACACGCAATCGATCCCGATCGTGACCGTGATCAACAACCAGCGTCTGCTGATCACCGGCAACGCCGATGGGCACATCTACGCCCTGCAGGCCCGAACCGGCAAGAAGGTCTGGGGGTTCAACCTCTCGAAACGGGGAATCAACTCCTCGCCAGTGGTCGACGACCAAGGCAGGGTCTTCATCTCGCACAGTGAGGAGAACATCGACGAGGGCACCCTCGGCCGCGTCCTCGCGATCGACGGCACGCTGAGCGGCGACATCACGAACACCGGCGAACTGTGGCGGTGGAACCGGAACAAGGCCGGGTTCCCGTCGCCAACCATCCACGATGGCCGCCTCTACGTGGTGAACAACTCCGGCAACCTCGCCGCGGTCGACACGGAAACCGGCGAGGTCTTCTGGGAACTCAGCATCGGCACGGTCGGCAAGGCGTCGCCGGTATGGGCCGACGGCAAGATCTACGCCGGCGAGACGAACGGCCACTTCGCGATCGTCCAGCCCGGAGACACGAGCGCCGAGATTCTCGCCCGGCACCAACTGAAGGTGCCGGACGGCCGCTACGCCGAGCTCTACGGCTCGGCTGCCATCGCCTACGGCCGCATCTACTTCACCACGGAGGAAGGGGTCTACTGCCTGGGCGACAAGGACGCGCCGTTCGAGGTCACGGCTTCCCCGCTGCCGAGCCGCGGCGATGAGGGCGAAGCCGAAGGGCCGCCGGCGACCCTGCTCGTGGTGCCGGCCGAAGTCAGGGCCAACCCCGGCGAGAGCCACGACTTCGAGGTGTTGGCATTCGACGCCCTCGGCCGGCCGCTGGGCGCGGTAGAAGCCGACTGGTCGCTCAAGGGGATCGAGGCGGATCTTACGGGCAGCACCCTTCGGTTCGCCGACGACGCGGGCTTCCAAGCCGGCGCCCTGGTGGCAAGCAGTGGCGGGCTCGAAGCCGAAGCCCGCATCCGTGTCTTCCCGCCCCTGCCCTGGACGGAGGACTTCTCCGGCGGCAAGCAGGGCTACTGGATCGGCGGCGGCCGGTACGACATCGCCGAGGAAGACGGCCAGACGATCCTGGTCAAGCCGGTCGCCGAGCGCGGCCTGCTGCGCTCGCCGCTCCTGCTCGGACCGCCCTCCTTGGGGAACTACACGATTCAGGCCGATGTCCGCAACTCGCAAAAGGGTCGGCGCCGCTCCGACTCGGGCCTGATCAACTCCGGCTACATCCTCGACATGATGGGCATCCACCAGCGCCTCCAGATCCGCTCCTGGTCGGCCCAGCTACGGGTCGAGCAGAAGGCCGACTACGAGTTCGAGATGGACCGCTGGTACACGATGAAGCTGCAGGTCGAAGCAGACGGCGACACGGCCTCGATCCGGGGCAAGGTATGGCCGCGCGACGAGGAGGAACCGGCCGAGTGGACCATCACGGCCGAGGATCCGCACCCGATCCGGAACGGCTCGCCGGGTCTTCTCGGCTACTCGCCGTCCGTCGTCTCCTACGACAACGTTCGGATCACCAGCAACTGA
- a CDS encoding sugar phosphate isomerase/epimerase, with protein sequence MARPVTLFTGQWADLPVAELCPLARDLGYDGVELACWGDHVEVDRCDRAYASSRRELLASNDLELHAISNHLVGQAVCDRIDARHEAILPPHVWGDGDPEDVRKRAADEMIRTGEAAKALGLSVVNGFTGSPIWHLLYSFPPVPPSMIDDGFANFAARWTPILDAYRELGVRFGLEVHPTEIAFDTVSAERAIEALGGHPAFGFNYDPSHLGYQGVDYVDFIRRFSDRIFHVHIKDAWWSDQPKPCGVFGGHTNFGDHRRFWDFRSPGRGSVDFEEIIRALNDIGYAGPLSVEWEDSGMDREHGAAEAAEFVRALDFAPSEIAFDAAFEDN encoded by the coding sequence GTGGCCCGACCCGTTACCCTGTTCACCGGCCAGTGGGCCGACCTGCCCGTCGCCGAGCTCTGCCCCCTGGCGCGAGACCTCGGTTATGACGGCGTGGAACTCGCCTGCTGGGGTGATCATGTGGAGGTCGATCGCTGCGATCGAGCCTACGCGTCTTCCCGACGTGAGTTGCTCGCCTCGAACGATCTCGAGCTCCACGCGATCAGCAACCATTTGGTCGGCCAGGCGGTCTGCGACCGGATCGACGCCCGCCACGAGGCGATCCTGCCTCCCCACGTCTGGGGCGACGGCGATCCGGAAGACGTTCGCAAGCGCGCCGCCGACGAGATGATCCGTACCGGGGAAGCCGCGAAGGCCCTGGGGCTCTCGGTCGTCAACGGCTTCACCGGCAGCCCGATCTGGCACCTGCTCTACTCCTTCCCGCCGGTGCCGCCTTCGATGATCGACGACGGCTTTGCCAACTTCGCGGCCCGCTGGACGCCGATCCTCGACGCCTACCGGGAGCTCGGCGTGCGCTTCGGCCTGGAGGTCCACCCGACCGAGATCGCCTTCGACACGGTGAGCGCCGAGCGCGCAATCGAGGCTCTGGGCGGCCACCCCGCGTTCGGTTTCAACTACGACCCGAGTCATCTCGGCTATCAGGGCGTCGACTACGTGGACTTCATCCGCCGTTTCAGCGACCGGATCTTCCACGTCCACATCAAGGACGCCTGGTGGTCGGACCAGCCGAAACCGTGCGGCGTCTTTGGCGGCCACACGAACTTTGGCGACCACCGCCGGTTCTGGGACTTCCGGTCGCCAGGCCGCGGCTCGGTCGACTTCGAGGAGATCATCCGGGCACTGAACGACATCGGCTACGCCGGTCCGCTCTCGGTCGAGTGGGAGGACTCCGGCATGGACCGCGAGCACGGCGCCGCCGAAGCGGCCGAGTTCGTCAGGGCGCTCGACTTCGCCCCCTCCGAGATCGCCTTCGACGCCGCCTTCGAAGACAACTGA
- a CDS encoding AraC family ligand binding domain-containing protein: protein MFTNSLKTTPIAAMSILALGAGFLACAPAEEEAAEEAPEEAPAVREVPAPVGEIVVIRGDSREFHELTPGNPTLMVATEVGDPNAIGTVAGTTAMSNVIARYENYLLEDWVYTYDEYIYGLEGGVLTLETEDDVFEVGPGDGLWIPRGTVAKRLEAGEMAPNLVAVYPVDWRPADENWSMEGEPEPVVFVAAADRQIVEFGPGIYTGSDVGPASAPGVVAVSDILHCAVTVLDNFDTQAQRPMMFDEYLYVLEGSLTILSGEDAHELGPGDAIWMPKGVMVQYQSEQSTLMAMIYPANWQEQMAAAQEAAGGEEAE, encoded by the coding sequence ATGTTCACCAACTCTCTCAAGACGACCCCGATCGCGGCCATGAGCATTCTCGCTCTCGGCGCCGGCTTCCTTGCCTGCGCCCCAGCCGAGGAGGAAGCGGCGGAAGAAGCACCGGAAGAAGCGCCCGCCGTGCGGGAGGTGCCGGCGCCAGTCGGCGAGATCGTCGTCATCCGGGGAGACAGTCGCGAGTTCCATGAACTCACTCCGGGAAACCCCACGCTGATGGTGGCGACGGAGGTCGGCGATCCCAACGCGATCGGCACGGTGGCGGGCACCACGGCGATGAGCAACGTCATCGCGCGCTACGAGAACTACCTCCTCGAGGACTGGGTCTACACCTACGACGAGTACATCTACGGCCTCGAAGGTGGAGTCCTGACGCTCGAAACGGAGGACGACGTGTTCGAGGTCGGTCCGGGTGACGGTCTGTGGATCCCCAGGGGCACTGTGGCCAAGAGGCTCGAAGCCGGCGAAATGGCTCCGAACCTCGTCGCCGTCTATCCGGTCGACTGGCGGCCCGCGGACGAGAACTGGTCGATGGAGGGCGAGCCGGAGCCGGTCGTCTTCGTCGCGGCCGCCGACCGTCAGATCGTCGAGTTCGGACCGGGCATCTACACCGGTTCCGATGTCGGGCCGGCCAGCGCGCCGGGGGTGGTCGCGGTCAGCGACATACTGCACTGCGCGGTCACGGTCCTGGACAACTTCGATACTCAGGCACAGCGCCCGATGATGTTCGACGAGTACCTCTACGTCCTCGAGGGAAGCCTGACGATCCTCTCCGGAGAGGACGCCCACGAACTCGGCCCCGGCGACGCCATCTGGATGCCCAAGGGCGTGATGGTGCAATATCAGTCCGAACAGTCGACCCTGATGGCGATGATCTACCCCGCCAACTGGCAGGAACAGATGGCCGCGGCGCAGGAGGCCGCAGGAGGCGAGGAAGCCGAGTAG
- the xylA gene encoding xylose isomerase has protein sequence MTPFFPEVTKPIPFHGPDSHEPLAFKYYDRDRKVGNRTMERHLKFAVAYWHTFKGGGQDPFGPDPVYDRPWNHAPTEIEVAVRTLNAAFEFFTKLGVRYYCFHDRDIAPEGRSIAESNEYLEEIVQLARIRQRETGVKLLWGTANLFGHPRYTHGAATNPDPRVFAHAAAQVRRAIDATIALGGTGYVFWGGREGYTSLINTDMRREREQMAAFLRLAVDYARRQGFKGKFFLEPKAKEPSVHQYDFDCGHCLNFLREFDLTDDFLLNVEANHATLATHSFEHELATAAGARMLGSVDINRGLEGVGWDTDNFAMSLRECVLALLIIRGQGGLRWGGLNFDAKVRRGSFDTVDLFYAHVASMDIFARALLIVERIRKDGVLGLAGKRIRQRYAGYRRGLGRKALAGDTTLEELEQWAGSLGEPPKTSGRQEELESILNDYLYSTRIE, from the coding sequence ATGACGCCCTTCTTCCCCGAGGTCACCAAGCCGATCCCCTTCCACGGGCCGGACAGCCACGAACCGCTGGCGTTCAAGTACTACGACCGCGACCGGAAGGTCGGCAACCGGACGATGGAGCGGCACCTGAAGTTCGCCGTCGCCTACTGGCACACCTTCAAGGGCGGCGGCCAGGACCCCTTCGGGCCGGATCCCGTGTACGACCGGCCCTGGAACCACGCGCCGACGGAGATCGAGGTCGCCGTCCGCACCCTGAACGCGGCGTTCGAGTTCTTCACCAAGCTCGGCGTGCGCTACTACTGCTTCCACGACCGGGACATCGCCCCGGAAGGCCGGTCGATCGCCGAGAGCAACGAGTACCTCGAGGAGATCGTCCAACTCGCCAGGATCCGGCAGCGGGAGACCGGCGTCAAGCTGCTCTGGGGCACCGCCAACCTGTTCGGCCACCCGCGCTACACGCACGGCGCGGCGACCAACCCCGACCCCCGCGTCTTCGCCCACGCCGCCGCCCAGGTGCGCCGCGCGATCGACGCGACGATCGCACTCGGAGGCACTGGTTACGTGTTCTGGGGCGGCCGCGAGGGCTACACGTCCCTGATCAATACGGACATGCGCCGCGAGCGCGAGCAGATGGCCGCCTTCCTGCGGCTCGCCGTCGACTACGCGCGCCGCCAGGGCTTCAAGGGCAAGTTCTTTCTCGAACCCAAGGCGAAGGAGCCGTCGGTCCACCAGTACGACTTCGACTGCGGCCACTGCCTGAACTTCCTGCGCGAGTTCGACCTGACGGACGACTTCCTGCTGAATGTCGAGGCGAACCACGCGACCCTGGCCACCCATTCGTTCGAGCACGAGCTGGCGACGGCGGCGGGGGCCCGCATGCTCGGCAGCGTCGACATCAACCGCGGCCTCGAGGGCGTCGGCTGGGACACGGACAACTTCGCGATGAGCCTGCGCGAGTGCGTCCTGGCGCTGCTCATCATCCGCGGCCAGGGGGGGCTCCGCTGGGGCGGCCTGAACTTCGACGCCAAGGTCCGGCGGGGATCGTTCGACACGGTCGATCTGTTCTACGCCCACGTCGCCTCGATGGACATCTTCGCCAGGGCGCTGCTGATCGTCGAGCGCATCCGGAAGGACGGCGTGCTCGGCTTGGCCGGCAAGCGAATCCGCCAGCGCTACGCCGGCTACCGCCGCGGCCTGGGACGCAAGGCGCTCGCCGGCGACACGACCCTCGAGGAGCTCGAGCAGTGGGCCGGCAGCCTCGGCGAGCCGCCCAAGACGAGCGGCCGCCAGGAAGAGCTCGAGAGCATCCTGAACGACTACCTGTACAGCACACGCATCGAGTGA
- a CDS encoding PQQ-binding-like beta-propeller repeat protein, translated as MKKGTVVAAFLISTGAAAALAEDPPAMFGLTPSRNMVSTETGVPTDWDILSGKNIKWKQKLGSQTYAGPIIYDGKVFVGTNNEGERRPGIAGDKGILIAFRESDGELLWQATHDKLPAGRVNDWPLQGICSTPYIEDGVAYYVSNRGEFVAVDVDGFADGNDGMQDEQYGHEMDADILWIYDTIAELDVFPHNLAAGSPLVVGDVVVATTGQGVDEGHINIPSPLGPSFVALNKHTGELVWESAHPGESILHGTWSNPAAGAAGGREQIVIPGGEGVVYSFAPDTGELIWTFDTNPKDSVWVLGGKGTRNNIISTPVFHHDVVYIGVGQDPEHGEGPGHFYKIDASGTGDITETGTIWHVGGEDFQRTMSTAAVHDGLVYIADLSGHVYCFDEETGELQWMHHTYAAIWGSTFVVDGKIYIGDEDGEVAILATGREENLINEVFMEGAVYTTPFAKDGVLYVATRSELYAIEEGAQLASAE; from the coding sequence ATGAAAAAGGGGACCGTTGTAGCAGCGTTCCTGATCTCGACCGGAGCCGCTGCGGCGCTGGCGGAAGACCCGCCGGCCATGTTCGGTCTGACCCCTTCGCGCAACATGGTGTCAACCGAGACCGGGGTCCCGACGGACTGGGACATCCTGTCCGGCAAGAACATCAAGTGGAAGCAGAAGCTCGGCTCCCAGACCTATGCCGGGCCCATCATCTACGACGGCAAGGTCTTCGTCGGCACGAACAACGAGGGCGAACGCCGTCCCGGCATCGCCGGCGACAAGGGGATTCTCATCGCCTTCCGCGAGAGCGACGGCGAGCTGCTCTGGCAGGCCACGCACGACAAGCTGCCGGCCGGGCGGGTCAACGACTGGCCGCTTCAGGGCATCTGCTCGACCCCCTACATCGAGGACGGCGTCGCCTACTACGTCTCCAACCGGGGGGAGTTCGTGGCGGTCGATGTCGACGGCTTCGCGGACGGCAACGATGGCATGCAGGACGAGCAGTACGGCCACGAAATGGACGCCGACATCCTCTGGATCTACGACACGATCGCCGAACTCGACGTCTTCCCTCACAACCTCGCCGCCGGCTCGCCCCTGGTGGTCGGCGACGTCGTCGTCGCGACCACAGGCCAGGGCGTCGACGAGGGGCACATCAACATCCCCTCTCCGCTCGGTCCGAGCTTCGTGGCGCTGAACAAGCACACCGGCGAACTGGTGTGGGAGAGCGCCCACCCGGGCGAGAGCATCCTCCACGGGACCTGGTCCAATCCTGCAGCCGGCGCCGCCGGCGGGCGCGAGCAGATCGTCATCCCGGGCGGCGAGGGTGTCGTCTACTCCTTCGCGCCGGACACAGGTGAACTCATCTGGACCTTCGACACGAACCCCAAGGACTCGGTGTGGGTACTCGGCGGCAAGGGCACCCGGAACAACATCATCTCCACCCCGGTCTTCCACCACGACGTCGTCTACATCGGCGTCGGCCAGGATCCGGAGCACGGCGAGGGTCCCGGACACTTCTACAAGATCGACGCCTCCGGAACCGGCGACATCACGGAGACGGGCACGATCTGGCACGTCGGCGGTGAGGACTTCCAGCGAACGATGTCGACCGCGGCCGTTCACGACGGCCTCGTCTACATCGCCGACCTCTCGGGCCACGTCTACTGCTTCGACGAGGAGACCGGCGAGCTCCAGTGGATGCACCACACCTACGCGGCGATCTGGGGTTCGACCTTCGTCGTCGACGGCAAGATCTACATCGGCGACGAGGACGGCGAGGTCGCGATCCTCGCGACCGGTCGCGAAGAGAACCTGATCAACGAGGTGTTCATGGAGGGGGCGGTCTACACGACACCTTTCGCCAAGGACGGCGTCCTCTACGTGGCGACCCGCTCGGAGCTGTACGCGATCGAAGAAGGGGCCCAGTTGGCGTCGGCCGAGTAG